A region of Thermococcus barossii DNA encodes the following proteins:
- a CDS encoding M24 family metallopeptidase produces MRLQKLISLMKERGFDGALISPGTNLYYLTGLRIHEAGERLTVLVVSADGDYRLLAPSLYETVVRNFPVTFWRDGENPYDKLAWILAELHLSKGRLLIEDTMRADWLIGVIRLGPFEFHPLSSVIRELRMRKDRHEIEMMGHAAKAADRVFDEILSWDLLGMRERELALKIELAVRELSDGISFEPIVASGENGANPHHEPGNRRLRKGDMVILDYGARWKGYCSDITRTIALGRPSERLVEIYEAVREAQENAYRAVREGTKAKEVDRTARETIARAGYGEYFTHRTGHGLGLDVHEEPYIGPDGETILENGMTFTIEPGIYVSGLGGVRIEDDVVVLDGKGKRLTRAERELIRL; encoded by the coding sequence ATGCGCCTTCAGAAACTGATCTCACTCATGAAGGAGAGGGGCTTCGATGGAGCTCTAATAAGCCCCGGGACGAACCTCTACTACCTCACCGGGCTGAGGATACACGAGGCAGGGGAAAGATTGACCGTCCTCGTCGTGAGCGCCGACGGCGACTACCGTCTCCTGGCTCCGAGTCTCTACGAAACCGTCGTCAGAAACTTCCCGGTTACGTTCTGGCGCGACGGGGAGAACCCCTACGACAAACTCGCGTGGATTTTAGCAGAGCTCCATCTCTCGAAGGGCAGACTTCTCATCGAGGACACCATGAGGGCGGACTGGCTGATAGGGGTAATACGGCTCGGCCCCTTCGAGTTCCATCCCCTGAGCTCTGTAATCAGAGAACTGAGGATGAGGAAGGACAGGCACGAGATAGAGATGATGGGGCACGCTGCCAAGGCAGCAGATAGAGTCTTCGACGAGATACTGAGCTGGGACCTCCTCGGCATGCGCGAACGTGAGCTGGCGTTGAAGATAGAATTGGCGGTAAGGGAGCTCAGCGACGGGATTTCCTTCGAGCCGATAGTGGCGAGCGGGGAGAACGGGGCAAACCCCCACCACGAGCCGGGGAACAGAAGGCTGAGAAAGGGGGACATGGTGATACTCGACTACGGGGCCAGGTGGAAGGGCTACTGCTCGGACATAACCAGAACGATAGCCCTCGGCAGACCCAGCGAGAGGCTCGTTGAGATCTACGAGGCCGTCAGGGAGGCGCAGGAGAACGCCTATCGGGCGGTCAGAGAGGGAACAAAGGCAAAGGAGGTCGATAGGACCGCAAGGGAGACCATAGCCAGAGCCGGCTACGGTGAGTACTTCACCCACAGAACCGGACATGGACTCGGTTTGGACGTCCACGAGGAGCCATACATCGGCCCCGATGGGGAAACCATCCTCGAAAACGGCATGACCTTCACGATAGAGCCTGGAATCTACGTCTCCGGCCTCGGAGGGGTTCGCATAGAGGACGACGTGGTAGTGCTAGATGGAAAAGGAAAGAGACTCACCAGGGCGGAGAGGGAGCTCATCAGGCTTTGA
- a CDS encoding 50S ribosomal protein L15e: protein MGMYKYIREAWKSPKKSYVGDLLKVRMIKWRREPVVVRIERPTRLDRARSLGYQAKQGYVMVRVRVRKGGRKRPRWKGGRKPSKMGMVKYSPKKSLQWIAEEKAARKFPNLEVLNSYWVGEDGMYKWFEVIMVDPHHPVIKADPKINWIAGKAHKGRVFRGLTSAGRKSRGLRNRGKGAEKVRPSIRANKGKGK from the coding sequence ATGGGAATGTACAAGTACATTAGGGAAGCCTGGAAGAGCCCGAAGAAGAGCTACGTCGGGGACCTTCTCAAGGTCAGGATGATAAAGTGGCGCCGCGAGCCTGTCGTTGTCAGGATTGAGAGGCCGACCAGGCTCGACCGCGCTCGCTCGCTCGGCTACCAGGCCAAGCAGGGCTACGTCATGGTTCGCGTTCGCGTGAGGAAGGGCGGAAGGAAGAGGCCCAGGTGGAAGGGCGGAAGGAAGCCGAGCAAGATGGGTATGGTCAAGTACAGCCCGAAGAAGAGCCTCCAGTGGATAGCCGAGGAGAAGGCCGCCAGAAAGTTCCCGAACCTTGAGGTTCTCAACTCCTACTGGGTTGGCGAGGACGGAATGTACAAGTGGTTCGAGGTTATCATGGTGGACCCGCACCACCCGGTCATCAAGGCCGACCCCAAGATCAACTGGATAGCCGGCAAGGCCCACAAGGGAAGGGTCTTCAGAGGACTCACCAGCGCCGGCAGGAAGAGCCGCGGCCTGAGGAACAGGGGTAAAGGCGCCGAGAAGGTCAGG